TTCTCAACTGCATCGGCTTGAGCTTCGGTTACGCGAACCTCTGCCATACCTTCTTTTTCAGAGGCAATGGCTTTGGCTTCCATGACTTTGGCTTGCGCTAAACCTTCTGCCGCTTTAAGGGCTTCTAAACCTTCGGCTTCGCGTTTTTGGGCTAAGGCGTTTTTCTCTGCCACTTCTAGCTTAGCTTGAGCAAGCATGGTTTTCTCTTTAGCGGTGAATTCAGCTGATTTCTCGGCCGCTTGTGCTGCTTTGATTTCGCGTACTAAGTCTTGCTCGGCTTTGGCTTCTGCTTCAATGATTTGCGCTTGTTTTTGACGATCGGCTTCTGATACTACACGAAGTTCTTTAATTTCTTCTTCACGTTGTGCCACAGTCTTATCAACTTCTACGCGGCTACGCACCACTTCGGCAATCTCGCGTTTCTCGTGTTCGATCAATTTTTCGTTGGCAATTTTTTGTAGCGAGGTTTCTTTTTCGCGCTCAATTCTTTCAAGTTCGCGCGCTTTAATCACACGCTCTTCTTCAATTGCCACAGCGCGTTGTTTGTTGTTTTCAGCCACTTCAACTTCACGCTGTTTGTTTTGCTCTTGCACTTCAAGCTCTTGTTCAGCTTGTACACGAGCTTGTTCCGCTTTTAGTTTTTCTTCGTGCTTAACCCGTTCGGTTTCTGCTTGTTCACGTGCTTGAACGGTTTCAACTTCACGTTTTTGCTTAGCTTCAGCATCGGCTTGTTGACGTTCAAGTTCTAAAATAGCTTCGCGGGTTTCAACGTCTTTGCGCTTGATCTTCATTTCTTCTTCGCGCTGGAATATATTAGTTTGAATGTTTTGCTCTGCGGTTAATTCGGTGATCTTACGAATACCTTGTGAATCCAAGATATTGTCTGGATCTAGCTTGTTGATTGGAGTTTGTTCAAGGTAGTCGATGGCGGCATCTTCTAAAACATAACCGTTTAAGTCAGTACCAATGTTATCGATAATCATGTCGCGGAAGTTATCGCGTTTGGCATAAAGGTCGATAAAGTCGAGTGATTTACCTACGGTTTTTAACGCTTCTGAGAATTTAGCGTTAAACAAATCTTCAAGCGTTGCTTGGTTAGACGCGCGTTCACAACCTATGGCTTGAGCAACTTTTAATACATCGTCGCGGTTTTTGTTAACGCGTACGAAGAATGCCACTTTAATATCGGCGCGAATATTATCTTTACAGATCAAACCATCGGTACCGTTACGGTCGATTTCGATAGTTTTTAATGAGATATCCATGATTTCCATTTTATGGAAAACCGGCACAACCACTGAACCAGTGAAGGTTACTTTAGGTTCAGAGCGCATGGTATTAACGATCATAGCTTTACCTTGTTCAACCTTACGGTAGAGGCTTGCTAAGAAAAAGATAATACCTAATCCAAATACAAATACACCGACTGCCAGTGCAACCCAGAATTCCCAACCGTTGCTTAATTCCATATAAAACTCCTTCGCTTACATTAATTTTTGGTTGTTTTGTTAGTCATTGAAGCTAGAGCTTCAATCCGGTGGCTTTAAGAGGAATAAGCTGACGAGTTTGACTGTTGATAATCCGCTTATTTTAATAAAGTCACTAGATACCAGCTTTCGCTGGTATGACCATATTTTTTAATCCTTTGCGTATTAGTTGTTCAATTTTTTTCTAATACGCTTTGACTATACTTTTACTGATTTAATAATTGTTGTTCGGTCACAACAAGGTAGGTGTCCTTGTTGTTGTCATAACTAATTAACGCCACGCGCTCGCCTTTGCTTATAGTGTTTGGCTCATCGGCTCTAACACTTAACACCATGGAGCCATCTTCGGTTATGGCTTGGCCAAAGCTTTCTGTCACTTTTAACGTTGTTACGGTACAAATGGTGCCTGTAATATCACATTTGCTAACCGCTTCATGGGTATGAAAGAAGCGGCGCAGTGGTTTAACACTGAGCGTGGTTAATGGTAAAGCAATTACAACTGCAGCCATGGCTAATAAGCTGCCCATAGCTGTTGCGGTTAGCATTTCATCTGCTAACGGCATTAGATACTTACGCCCCAAGTAAGCAAAAATTAAGGCGTAAAAATCGATTAGGGTTATGACTACCATCAAAGGTACGCCATCTAACCCCAACTTTTGTAACCATGAGGTTTGGCCTGACTCAGCATCAGTATCGACTTCGATATCTGGATCAATAATTTCGATATCGACTAAACCTAAAAATGATACCAACCAAAAAAGTAGCAATATGACGAATAGGGTAGAGAAAATATTGAGAGGGAAGCTAAATACTTCGTTTAAAAACATGTCCGTCATCATAGATAAGTGCACTCCTTTATGGGTTAGTGAATGTACCTTATTTTTAACGCCTTGTTAACAGAGTTTCTGTTAAATGGAATTAATCTTTACCAGTGGCTAGCATAAGCACTCGTGGCAGACTAAATTATATGTAGGATGCGCTAAAGCAACCTTCTTTAATATTTAACCTACTCAAATAAGGTTATTTTTATTGACATAATATGTCAATGGTTTTTGGCCGTTATGTCGATATAACATATTCTGGCTGACAAATTTTATACCTAAAATGTGACAATTCGGTCTGTAAAAAATGTGTGAATACAATTAATGTTGTTTGCATGTAAAAAAAATGTATTTTCCCTATTTGGGGTTAATACGATACTCAAGCCGATGCGCACTAGGGCCTTTTTGCAAGGAAGTAAGCAAAACAGTCTGGACCAAGCCCCACTACTTTACACACTAGTCGAAACTAATTTTGATTGAGAGAAATATGAAAAAACTACTCCTATTATTGGCAAGTTTGAGTTTAGTTGCCTGTATGAGCACAGGATCTGCACCTGAAGCACCAGCTAAAAAAATAAAAGCACTTATTGTTGATGGCCAGAATAACCATGGTCATTGGCCCAAAACGACCTTTATGATGAAGCAGTACTTAGAAGAGACTGGTTTATTTGAAGTTGATATTTATCGAACGGTTAATACTTGGAAAGGTGGCAAGCTGGTTAAGCAGTTTCCACTGAACGATGGCAAAAATTATCAAGATTTAAAGCAGCCGAAATCAGATCCTACCTTCGTACCTAATTTTGCTGAATACAAGGTTGTCGTATCAAACTTTGGTTGGAAAGCGGCCAACTGGCCTAAAGCCACCGAAAAAGCTTTTGAAGCGTATATGAGCAATGGTGGTGGTTTAGTGTCTGTGCATGCGGCAGATAACTCATTCCCTAAATGGAAAGCCTATAACAAGATGATCGGCCTTGGCGGCTGGGGTGGTCGTAATCATAAAGATGGCCCTTATGTATATTATGATGATAACGGTAAGCTAGTGCGTGATATGAGCCAAGGCGGTGGCGGTGGCCACGGTAAACAACATAAATTTGTTGTGCAAACCCGTGATGCCAGTCACCCTATTATGCAAGGTATTCCGGAAAAATGGTTACATGCCAAAGATGAGTTGTATTGTAAATTGCGTGGTCCAGCTGAAAACATGACGGTATTGGCAACCGCGTACGATAATCAAAAATCTAAGCGCCATGAGCCAGTATTAATGGCGATTGATTATGGCAAAGGTCGTATCTTCCACTCGACTTTAGGTCATGCTGATTATTCTTTTGAAGGTGTTGGTTTTATTACTACTTTCCTACGTGGTACTGAGTGGGCAGCAACGGGTAAAGTGACTATTCCTGTACCGACTGATTTCCCAACTGAAACTCAAAGTGTTTCACGTAAATTTGCATTGAATCAAGCCAAGTAAACTCTTATAGGAATGTCGATGGCTGTTGCTGATAGTTTTCGACATTCCCCCCACCTTGTAGGGTTGAATTTATTCGACCAACGCATGCTTTATGACTAATTCTTAGTTGTCACCGCCAAATTAGGTGGGGAAGATGGATGAAAATGCATACTGTCAGATGGGATATTTGGCGGGTTCGCAAGCATAAATGCTCGCCTACGATATTTGGCAGGTTCGCAAGCATACAAGATTTTGTTCCCGACAAATCTTAAGTACCTGCTATCCATGCAGGCAAAGTCTCACCTACGACATTTGATTCGCCAAACATCTACCTAGCAAAGCAAAATATTCACTAAAATACCTTCCCACTTCGACTCTATGTTCGTCTAACGGGTACAGCCCAACCTTAGCTTCATCAGACTGTTTTGTGCCTTTAACCAGAAACTCGTTACTTAATCGACTGTCTTGAATATAAGCCTCAAACGCTCTGGCACACATCTCTTCTGGTAAGGCGTAGTAAACCTGATTAAGTTGTTTATCTACTTGTGCGGCGACTTGAAAATAACGACTCGATTTATGCTTTTTACTCGCATCTAAGAAAATATGCGAGAAAGCTTTTTGCAAAGCTTGGTTTAAAGGGTGATCGATCTTTTCTTCACCTAATAACCAAGCATGCGATGCAAATTTGGATTTAGGCAACTGCAAGAACTTACTACAGATATAGTGATCAAAAGCATGGAACCATTCATGTGCTAAAGCGCCGCCACCGGCATTTTTAGCCAAGGCTAATTCTTTGGTGCCGACATTATAGTGCGCCATATTGTGGCGTTGGCCACCAGTACCAAAAGCTAAAGACAGGGTACTGCGTAGGGAAATCACTTGCCTAGGCACTTGCAGAATTAGCGCGAGATCCGCCAAGGCATCAAAAATAAGATTGGCGGCGATTTGTTGTTCTTGTTTGGTTACCCATTTGCCTAATCGAATACAGCGAAAACCAAACTCTTGGCGAATATCGGTAAAGCTAACATCTTGGTCTTGCCTATGATTAGGGCCTGTACGGTAATAACCGCGTTTAAGCCGGTTGGTTTTAGCAGGTTGTTGCAAAGTAATCTGATTTTAGTTTGACGGGCTAACGATGGGGATAGGATAGCAGAAGTATGATGATAATGATGTAGGCCAACTTTTAATTGCGGTAGTGTAGAGTGCTTTTCACCCTGAGCGCGCAGCAGTCGAAGGGTTCATTTTATCAAAGGTAAGCCCACTTCTTCGACTATTAGTTTATGCTGAGTTTATCGAACTATTCAGGATGAAAAATCGAATTATAAATCAAACTTTTAAACGTCAGAATGCTTATTTCTATCGAACGTTATAACCATGCTGAGAGACAGCTTGAGCAGACTTATTAGGCCTGTTCAAGCTAGATAATAAGCTTAAATATCCAACTTAAAAGCAAAAGCGTGTTTACCGGGTTGGTATTTAGGTACTTGGATGGTTAAACCATCAGCATCTTGGTTCCAGCTGATTTTCTCATCGCTACCCAATAAGCTAACGCTGCTAACTTTGTGCTTACCTTTGGCTAACGCTTTGATGGTGACGGGTTCGGTTGGCCAATCTAAAACTATGGCGTAAAGGTCGCCGTCTTTGGTGGTGAAGCGAATGTCTTTTTCTGTATTGTCCTTGTTCTTAAATTCACTTAGGTGACCTTCTACGACTTTCGCTGGCCCTTCACCATAAGTATGCCAAGTACGGGTGCCATATATGGCTTCACCGTTTTGTTCTAACCATTCGCCCATTTCCAGTAATCGAGTACGTACCTGTTGTGGTATGACCCCTTGCGCAGTTGGCGTGATATTTAGCAAAACTGCACCATTTTTACTCACAACATCGACTAAAAAGTCGATCAAGCGATTAGTTGTTTTGTAGTTCGGGTTAGCGATATGAGTCCAAGAGTTCCAGTCGATAGAATCGTCGGTCATCCATGGAAAGTCTTTTTTCTCGCTCATGCGTGAGCGTTCTAAGTCTAATACGGCAGAGCCTTTGGCGAGATCTTCACCTTTATAGGTAACCATCACATCACGGTTTTGTTTAACACCTGCGTTATATACGTAACTAAGCATATCTAGCCTGTGCTGCTCACTAATGATGTCCATTTTGTTATCAAAGTACACTAAGTCAGGCTCATACTTGTCGACCACTTCTTTAACGCGATCTAACCAATCATCATTAAACGCTTTATCTGGTAAAGGATTAGTCGGTTTGTTGGCTAACACAAAGGTGCCTTTTGGAACTTTAGGGCCATAAAGCTTTTCGTATTTGGGATTTGACGCATCGGTATTTTCATCCCAAGTTGGATACCAAGCGTATTTCCATTGGTGATGGAATGTGGCGATAAACTTCATATCTTGGTCGCGGATTGCTTTGGCCATTTCGCCTACCACATCGCGTTTGGGGCCCATATCCTTGGCATTCCAAGGTGTAATCTCGCTGTCCCACATGGCAAAACCATCGGCATGTTCAGAAACTGGGCCAGCAAATTTGGCACCTGATTTGGCAAATAATTCCGCCCATTCTTGTGGATCAAAATGTTCGGCGGTGAACATGGGAATAAAATCTTTATAGCCAAATTTATCTAGGCTGCCGTAGGTTTCTTCATGGTATTTACGAATAGGATGGCCCTCGCGATACATCCAAATTGAGTACCATTCGGTTTTATGGGCCGGAACTGAGTATGGCCCCCAGTGAAAATAAATACCGAACTTGGCATCTAAAAACCAGTTTGGTGTTTTGTGCGTTTTTGTCGATTGCCAAGTTGGCAAATAAACCTTGGTTGTCTGTTGGCCTGAAGTTGCATGTGCATCTGTATTTGGTGCTAGATGAGAGCAGCCTGCTATTAACCCTGCCACAGACAGACTCAATGACAAGCCTATGGATAGCTTAAGTGGCGTTAAATTGAGTTTATTCATGTTGTTTTCTATTAGTGCTATTAGTTAAGCAAAGTGTGGCAATTACCACTTTTGTTGTCAAAATAATATTTTGTGTTTATTTGATTTTTAAATGTTGTAAAATCCTGTTTTAAAGGATTTTTGTTGTGTAAATGCGGGCTTGGCTATATCAAAAATATTTGAACACACCCTAAATTTAACTAAATACTAGCTAAGAACAGAATTAATGAAATTGATTTCTATTTGTACCATTTTGATATGGTGGCTTGGTGTGAAGTCGACAATAGGCTCAAGCGAGCTTGAGCCTTATAATCAGAAAGTAGGCCTTAGTCCATATATCCGTCAGGCAAATCAATGCGACTTACACCTGTTTCTACAGCTGCGACAGCAACCGCTTTAGCGACGCGTTTAAGTAAACGCGGATCCATAGGTTTAGGGATTATATAGTCACGGCCAAACTCTAGCTTATCGGCACCACTGGCTTTGATCACTTCTTCCGGAACAGCTTGCTTGGCGATCTCGCGAATGGCATTAACCGCAGCAACCTTCATTTCATCGTTGATCACAGATGCGCGAACATCTAAGGCGCCACGGAATACAAACGGGAAACACAGTACATTGTTGACTTGGTTAGGGTAGTCAGAGCGTCCTGTCGCCATTATTAGATCATCGCGAGCTGCATGCGCTAGCTCTGGTTTTATTTCAGGATCAGGGTTTGAACAAGCGAATACTACAGGGTTGTTGTTCATTAATTTTAACGCTTCAGGTGGTAACACATCAGGACCTGATACCCCAACAAATACATCAGCACCTTGCAAGGCATCTTCTAATGTCCGGCGGTCGGTATTGTTGGCAAATAGCTTTTTGTGTTCGGTTAAATCTTCACGGCGAGTATGGATCACACCTTTACGGTCTAGCATATAAATGCGTTCGCGTTGGGCTCCACATTTTATTAGCAATTCCATACAGGCTACGGCTGCTGCACCGGCACCCATACACACAATGATCACATCGCGAATATCTTTACCTTGGATCTCTAATGCGTTCAGCATGCCAGCCGCTGTAACAATAGCGGTACCGTGTTGATCGTCATGGAAAATAGGCACTTTACAGCGCTTGATAAGCTCTTGTTCTATTTCAAAACATTCTGGCGCTTTAATATCTTCTAAATTGATACCACCAAACGTATCGGCAATATTGGCAACTGTATTGATAAACTCCTCAGTGGTGCGATGTTTGACTTCGATATCAATCGCATCCAAATGAGCAAAGCGTTTGAATAATAAGGCTTTACCTTCCATAACCGGTTTGGAGGCCAAAGCACCAAGGTTGCCTAAGCCCAAAACTGCAGTACCATTGGAAATGACTGCAACTAAGTTGCCCTTGGCCGTGTAGTTATAAGCTTCTTCTGGGTTAGCGGCTATCTCGCGGCACGGTTCTGCGACGCCTGGACTGTAGGCTAATGCTAAATCGGCGGCGTTTTCTGCTGGTTTTGTCAGTTCTATACTGATTTTACCGGGCGTCGGTTTGGCGTGGTAATCCAATGCTTTTTGACGAAAGTCAGTCATTTTTTATCCTATCAATCAATTCAACTAGATTGGGTAGTTGAAGTTAGTAGTTCGGTTACCACTCGCTTCTTTGCGGGTCGTAACTTTTTAAGCGTAGCAGTAAAACGTCAAGTCAGCCTGTGCGTATAAAGAAATAAATCTAAATTGACGTGTCTACAGTGATTTAATAAGTTGTTGTTTTAAATTATTTTTCTTGTGGTTTAGGCAAGATTGCAAGTTCGCCGGGCATCATAATCTGATAAGGATGAGTTAAGTTTATTCGCCAGCGACCTTTATGGTGGTACGGCTTGCCTTTAACAATAGCCTTACCTCCAACCCAAGAGCGATTTAATTCGTATAATCGATGGATGTTGCGTTGGTTTTGCTTAACGCCGATATATAGAGCGCGATTCAGTACAATCCAGGTTGTATTGTCTTCATCAGTCCAAACATTGCTGATTTGGCCTATGTATTCATGATAGCGTTTTGAGTTTAATGTATGGTCAGCGACAACTTTAGGTTGCCAAAACTTATCTGTCCAAATACCGCGTTGTGCATTACGTGCTGCCGTTTCATGCTCGCGGTAGCAGCGCCAAAACTTATCATTTTTACCTATGACAATCTGCTTAGCTAAACCTTTATCCAGCATAGCGGCTTGCAAGTTTTGACCTTTTTCGTTGTGGATATGCGCCAACATACGGTTATACACATCGATTATATCTTTGTCGTATACCAGTTTTACGGTTTTGCTTGGGCCGATAAGTTGCTCTAGTTGCTGTTTGGCTTGGTGCGCAAACGGTTCTGAATTCTTTGTCGATTTATAGTCTATTTCAGGGGCATCGATACCAATAAGGCGAATTTTATTGCCATCCTGCAAGCGTATGGTGTCCCCGTCAATAACTTGTTGTACACGTTCAGTTTGTTCAAAGTTTTTCGGTTGGCATGAATGAGCCGTGGCATAGGTACTTAATAAGCTGAGGCTAAGCGCAATAAATAATGGTTTCACAACTGTCCTTGCCATTTGACGATATGACTAAAGTGTAGGAGATAAAGATTAAAGTTTTATTTGCTATTGCGTCAAGAGCAGCCAAGCGGTTGTGTGGGATCCGTTTTAAACATAAATTTTCCATTAGATAAATAGAGGCCTGGAGGTCGATAATTTATTTAAATTATCGCGAAAATCCGCTTTATCGTTAAACCGGCAGGTATAGATCCGCGTTAACGTTAAATTGGTATTCGTTTTAAAAGAGAACTGAGTCAACAGTATATAAGCTAGTTGTAGGCGAATTATTTTTAATCGTATCAGAAACTAACGAAGATTCAATTTGAAAAATTTACAATAGATCACGTTTTAATTACTTACAGATCTAACAAGGAAAGTTTTTGTGTTGTATGTAGAAATTTGGGGGGTAGATATAAACACCTAAAAATTCACTTCGCAACTCAGTCACGAAGTGAAATTTAGTTTAATTTTCAAGCGGTTTTTGGAAGGGGAACTACGCTAATTTGGTAAACATAAATAGTGTTTAAACACTAAGCTACGGATAGTGAAAAGGACGATTGCTGAGGAGAAGAAAATGCTCTAGCAAGATTGTCGTTTGAGGCTGCCGCTGATCTTTTATTTTTTGAGAAGTTCAATTCGTATTGTTTCACCACACTTTCTAGTTTTGAAGATTTTTCGAAGATATGTAACTTCGTTGTTTGCTCATATTGGTTAGCGATACAATCGAGGTTGTGACTCAATAAATATCGATACAAACTAGCTTTTGAATACCCTCTTTGAGCACACCATTGGTCTAATAATATATAGTGCTCATTAAACCTTTGTATGCAAATGGGGGGGTATTGTGCACTTGCTCTGTTTACTTGTATGCTCTTCCACGAAAATAGTTTCGCCATTGTTCTAATTTTCACGGGCTGAACACAGAAATATTTGCTCAACTCAGATATCGATAGCAAACAATTAAATTTATTCTGCTCGCTTGATTGCAGATGGCGGATTGCTTCTGATTTTTTGACATAAAAGTTCCCCAGCTTTTTAGAATGCAAAGGCTGATGGAGTTCTACACCTTTTTCGATTAGCAACTTGAAAGCATCACCAAAGCTGTATAAATATTTTTGGCTGATTGCCTCTAACTCTGTAATTGTTATCACCTCTTCACTGGAGCAAAATCGAAGTGATGGTTTGGTAAGTTTCGTTAGTAGTTGGTCTATATATTCCAAAGCATATAGGGTTACCTGTTTGACTTTTTAGCTTGATAGTTTTTTTTTAACAGTGTGATAAATTAGGCTTTGTAAAGCAAACAGTGCGAAATGGGGGGCGGAAATTCAGACTCCACTGCTAGTTGCACTATTATGAATCATTTTTAGTTGTTCAGAGTGCAATCTGCAATAACCACATTGTTAAAATGCACTGAAAAACCCGTGCAAACGAAGAAAAAGCATGCAGATGAATATTTTTTGAATTTTTATTTTGAGTGAGGAGGGATCCGAGATTATAGTGGTAAATATGTTTTTGCCAAGTTGATGTGTTGATAAATTTACTTTTTATTAAATATTCATTTCAACCGTTATCTTACTGAATAAAACAATGGGAATATTAAGCTTGTATTAGAAATACATTGAAAATATCGATAGAATCGCGTCATGCAGAATACTTTCCAAAAAACTTACCAAGATGATGATACTGAAGGCCTTAGTCAAAACGATTTGGATTGTCTTAGAGATAAAATCCTTCGAAGCCATCATGAATTTCGAAGCTCGGTTAAGCAGGGAGATAAAGATTACATCAGGGAATTACACAAATATTCTAAATTTAAACAAGATGAAAAAATCTTATCTCGCTTAGACACCGACTATAAAAAATTGTCAAAGTATTTTATATGCGCATCAAAATTAGAAGTGGCAAGAATAAAGCCTCGACTGATTAATGTAGATGAAAGTAATTTATTTAAACGGCTCTTTAAACTGGTAAGACATTCTTGGTCTATGCCTTATTCAAAAGGGTATGGTCGCCGAATTAGATTTATTGTTTGGGATGATTTTCACGACTCTGTTATTGGGATTATAGGTTTACAATCCCCCCCAGCTGATCTAAAAGCAAGAGATCAGCTTTTTGATTACCCCGAAAATCAGAAATTACCACTTGTTAA
This genomic window from Saccharobesus litoralis contains:
- a CDS encoding flotillin family protein — translated: MELSNGWEFWVALAVGVFVFGLGIIFFLASLYRKVEQGKAMIVNTMRSEPKVTFTGSVVVPVFHKMEIMDISLKTIEIDRNGTDGLICKDNIRADIKVAFFVRVNKNRDDVLKVAQAIGCERASNQATLEDLFNAKFSEALKTVGKSLDFIDLYAKRDNFRDMIIDNIGTDLNGYVLEDAAIDYLEQTPINKLDPDNILDSQGIRKITELTAEQNIQTNIFQREEEMKIKRKDVETREAILELERQQADAEAKQKREVETVQAREQAETERVKHEEKLKAEQARVQAEQELEVQEQNKQREVEVAENNKQRAVAIEEERVIKARELERIEREKETSLQKIANEKLIEHEKREIAEVVRSRVEVDKTVAQREEEIKELRVVSEADRQKQAQIIEAEAKAEQDLVREIKAAQAAEKSAEFTAKEKTMLAQAKLEVAEKNALAQKREAEGLEALKAAEGLAQAKVMEAKAIASEKEGMAEVRVTEAQADAVEKTGLANAKVLAEKAAAEAEGMTKKFEAMATMSEQQREHEEFRMKLDKQHEQVLQSIEANVGIAKEQAVVLAEALKQANIDIVGGDTAYFDSFVKSLSVGKSIDGTINKSHTLTTAFKDHFNGDASFVEDAKELVAGFGSASGEIKDTATTALIAKFLQNADKNPELMNLISSAVAGKK
- a CDS encoding OB-fold-containig protein encodes the protein MMTDMFLNEVFSFPLNIFSTLFVILLLFWLVSFLGLVDIEIIDPDIEVDTDAESGQTSWLQKLGLDGVPLMVVITLIDFYALIFAYLGRKYLMPLADEMLTATAMGSLLAMAAVVIALPLTTLSVKPLRRFFHTHEAVSKCDITGTICTVTTLKVTESFGQAITEDGSMVLSVRADEPNTISKGERVALISYDNNKDTYLVVTEQQLLNQ
- a CDS encoding ThuA domain-containing protein translates to MKKLLLLLASLSLVACMSTGSAPEAPAKKIKALIVDGQNNHGHWPKTTFMMKQYLEETGLFEVDIYRTVNTWKGGKLVKQFPLNDGKNYQDLKQPKSDPTFVPNFAEYKVVVSNFGWKAANWPKATEKAFEAYMSNGGGLVSVHAADNSFPKWKAYNKMIGLGGWGGRNHKDGPYVYYDDNGKLVRDMSQGGGGGHGKQHKFVVQTRDASHPIMQGIPEKWLHAKDELYCKLRGPAENMTVLATAYDNQKSKRHEPVLMAIDYGKGRIFHSTLGHADYSFEGVGFITTFLRGTEWAATGKVTIPVPTDFPTETQSVSRKFALNQAK
- a CDS encoding CLCA_X family protein, which codes for MQQPAKTNRLKRGYYRTGPNHRQDQDVSFTDIRQEFGFRCIRLGKWVTKQEQQIAANLIFDALADLALILQVPRQVISLRSTLSLAFGTGGQRHNMAHYNVGTKELALAKNAGGGALAHEWFHAFDHYICSKFLQLPKSKFASHAWLLGEEKIDHPLNQALQKAFSHIFLDASKKHKSSRYFQVAAQVDKQLNQVYYALPEEMCARAFEAYIQDSRLSNEFLVKGTKQSDEAKVGLYPLDEHRVEVGRYFSEYFALLGRCLANQMS
- a CDS encoding alpha-L-fucosidase; translated protein: MNKLNLTPLKLSIGLSLSLSVAGLIAGCSHLAPNTDAHATSGQQTTKVYLPTWQSTKTHKTPNWFLDAKFGIYFHWGPYSVPAHKTEWYSIWMYREGHPIRKYHEETYGSLDKFGYKDFIPMFTAEHFDPQEWAELFAKSGAKFAGPVSEHADGFAMWDSEITPWNAKDMGPKRDVVGEMAKAIRDQDMKFIATFHHQWKYAWYPTWDENTDASNPKYEKLYGPKVPKGTFVLANKPTNPLPDKAFNDDWLDRVKEVVDKYEPDLVYFDNKMDIISEQHRLDMLSYVYNAGVKQNRDVMVTYKGEDLAKGSAVLDLERSRMSEKKDFPWMTDDSIDWNSWTHIANPNYKTTNRLIDFLVDVVSKNGAVLLNITPTAQGVIPQQVRTRLLEMGEWLEQNGEAIYGTRTWHTYGEGPAKVVEGHLSEFKNKDNTEKDIRFTTKDGDLYAIVLDWPTEPVTIKALAKGKHKVSSVSLLGSDEKISWNQDADGLTIQVPKYQPGKHAFAFKLDI
- a CDS encoding malic enzyme-like NAD(P)-binding protein gives rise to the protein MTDFRQKALDYHAKPTPGKISIELTKPAENAADLALAYSPGVAEPCREIAANPEEAYNYTAKGNLVAVISNGTAVLGLGNLGALASKPVMEGKALLFKRFAHLDAIDIEVKHRTTEEFINTVANIADTFGGINLEDIKAPECFEIEQELIKRCKVPIFHDDQHGTAIVTAAGMLNALEIQGKDIRDVIIVCMGAGAAAVACMELLIKCGAQRERIYMLDRKGVIHTRREDLTEHKKLFANNTDRRTLEDALQGADVFVGVSGPDVLPPEALKLMNNNPVVFACSNPDPEIKPELAHAARDDLIMATGRSDYPNQVNNVLCFPFVFRGALDVRASVINDEMKVAAVNAIREIAKQAVPEEVIKASGADKLEFGRDYIIPKPMDPRLLKRVAKAVAVAAVETGVSRIDLPDGYMD
- a CDS encoding thermonuclease family protein — its product is MKPLFIALSLSLLSTYATAHSCQPKNFEQTERVQQVIDGDTIRLQDGNKIRLIGIDAPEIDYKSTKNSEPFAHQAKQQLEQLIGPSKTVKLVYDKDIIDVYNRMLAHIHNEKGQNLQAAMLDKGLAKQIVIGKNDKFWRCYREHETAARNAQRGIWTDKFWQPKVVADHTLNSKRYHEYIGQISNVWTDEDNTTWIVLNRALYIGVKQNQRNIHRLYELNRSWVGGKAIVKGKPYHHKGRWRINLTHPYQIMMPGELAILPKPQEK